A region of the Microbulbifer pacificus genome:
CACACCGCCAGCTCGTCCGCGTTCAACACATCGTCAAGGTTCAGGTGATGTTCGCCGATTTCCGCATGACCTGCCAGCCACTCGAGCATCACCCCCCTGACCCCGCAGCGGGAGAGATCCGGCGTCAACCAGCGGCCGCCCTTGCGCAGCAGAAGATTGCAGCGCAGCGCCTCAATAACGTAACCCTGGCTATCGAACAGCAAGCCCTCGGCAAGCGTCCCCGCGTGAGAACCTTGTGACAATTCCGCCGCGGCACGCTCATACAGGCTGCGCTGCAGTAATTTACAACCAGCAGCCGACACTGGCGCGCAACCACTTCTCGTTTCTGTCGCCAATGAAGATGCAAACGGCGAAATGGCGGCTTCAGGCTCGAGCACGGTTTCGCAGCAGATCAGGTTAACCCCGAGATCCCAGGGTGACTCCGATTCGAGCGGCACAGCGGCAAAATCCCAGTAGGCTTCCCCCTGCCGAAAGCCGTAGCGGAAACGCACTCTCCCACCGTAACGCCAGCAGGCGGTATTGCGACCAATACTTTCTGCCGCAGCTTGGACCTGCGAAAGTAAAAAAGAATCCGCATGTGCGCAGCGCGCAAATCGAGCGAGGTGCAGAAATAGCAGAGGAATAGCGCCATTTACAGCGCGCATGGTCTCCAGCAGGCCGCTGGAGAACTCGCCATCGTCGGGAAGGGATTGCTGACTGCCCGAGGAGGAATAGAACTGCGGGGCTGACTGCGTCACAAAGAAAGGACAGCTGAGCGGATGCGACCCGAATTAGTCGCATCCGCCGCTTTTAACAATGTCAGGTCAGACATCAGACCCGCTGAAAAATCAGCGAGCCATTGGTACCGCCGAACCCGAAGGAGTTGGACAGCACCGCATCGATTTTCATTTCCTGCGCGGTGTGAGGCACCAGGTTTACACCCATGCAGTTCTCATCCACGTTGTCCAGGTTGATGGTGGGCGGAGCCACCTGATCCTGCAGCGCCATCACCGAAAAAATTGCCTCAATGGCACCGGCGGCCCCCAGCAGGTGACCGGTCATGGATTTGGTGGAGCTGACCGCGAGCTGGTCCAGACAACCTTCAAACACCGAGCGCACTGCGGCAATCTCCGCCTTGTCACCCAGGGGGGTGGAAGTGCCGTGGGCGTTGATGTACTGAATCGCTGAGGCATCGAGGCCGGCATCTTTCAGTGCATTGGCCATCGACAGTGCAGCACCGGCACCATCTTCGGGCGGAGATGTCATGTGGTGCGCATCGCCGCTCATGCCGAAGCCGCTCAGCTCTGCATATATTTTCGCACCGCGAGCCTTTGCATGTTCGTACTCTTCGAGTACCAGCACACCAGCACCCTCGCCCAACACGAAACCATCGCGATCCCTATCCCAGGGGCGACTGGCCGCCTGCGGATTGTCATTGCGGGTGGACAGCGCGCGCGCCGCACAGAAGCCGCCGAGACCAACCGGAGTGGTCACCATCTCGGCACCGCCGCACACCATCACGTCGGCATCGCCGTATTGAATAGTGCGCAAACCGAGACCGATGGCATGGGTGCCGGTGGTACAGGCAGTGGTGGTCGAAAGGTTCGGACCTTTCATACCGTATTTAATCGACAGGTTACCGGACACCATGTTGATGATGGCCCCGGGAACAAAGAACGGAGAAACCCGGCGCGGGCCCTTCTCCGCAATCAGCATGGCATTGTTTTCAATAGCCGCAATACCACCCATACCGGAACCGATACAGGCACCTACGCGCGGAGCGTTGGCTTCGGTTACTTGCAGACCGGAATCTTCAACGGCCTGCACCGCGGCGCTCAGGCCAAACTGCAGAAACAAATCCATTTTGCGCGCTTCTTTCAGCGCGACGTGAGGCTCGGGGTTAAAGTCTTTTACCATCGCGGCAAACTGGGTGCTGAACGCTGATACATCAAAGGTATCAATCGGCACTGCGCCGCTGGTACCAGCCAGCAAGGCGGACCAGGTATCTTCAAGGGTATTTCCCAGCGGGCTTACTGCGCCCATTCCGGTGATAACAACTCTTCTACGCGACACTTGCGCCTCCCCCGAAATCAATCAAACAAACCGGAAACTTAAATACTAAATCCGGTCGCTTTTTTACAAGGTTCAAATAGACGGAGAGCCGCGCTATGCAACATAGAACGGCTCTCACAATACTTCAGTAACGGGTAGGACTACCCTTTACTTGAGCTATCCAGCTGGAATCAACCGAGGTTCTGGTTGATGTAATCGATGGCCAGCTGAACAGTGGTGATTTTTTCTGCTTCTTCGTCAGGAATCTCAGTTTCGAATTCCTCTTCCAAAGCCATTACCAGCTCAACTGTGTCGAGGGAGTCAGCGCCCAGATCTTCAACAAAGGATGCTTCAGGTTTTACATCTTCTTCCTTCACGCCCAGTTGTTCAGCAACGATCTTTTTTACGCGCTCTTCAATGCTGCTCATGATTCAATTTAACTCCTAGTGGATAAAAATCTGATTTGGTCGCTGTTTAAAAGTTGCCCACATCATGTGGTTATTCAGCAACCGGCTAACACAGCTTATGGTTAATGCGAGGCGGCATTGTACCCTGATTTTTTCGGGATGTAATGCACCGCCTCCCAGCAACCCTTGAATGATAAATATTTCTTTATCAATCAATCACTTATGGCGATTTTCTCAAGAGAAAATCAGCCCATATACATGCCGCCATTCACGTGAATGGTCTCTCCGGTCACATAACCACCAGCATCGCTGGCCAAAAATGCGACAACGGATGCAATCTCTTCCGGTGCACCAAGTCGGCCCAGGGGAATTTTACTCATTAGCACTTCGCGCTGAGCTTCCGGCAGCACCTTGGTCATATCGGTATCAATAAAACCCGGTGCAACAGTATTAACGGTAATTCCGCGAGAGCCCACTTCCGCCGCCAGTGCGCGCGCGAAGCCCGCTACACCGGCCTTGGTAGCAGCGTAGTTGCTCTGGCCCGGATTGCCCATGCTACCGACAACGGAACTGATATTGATGATGCGACCCCAGCGCGCCTTGGTCATATCCCGCAGGCAGCTTTTGGTCACGCGGTAAACCGCAGTGAGGTTGGTATTCAGTACGGAATCCCACTCGTTGTCTTTCATGCGCATCAACAGGTTGTCTTGAGTAATGCCAGCGTTGTTAACGAGAATCGTGGGCGCACCGAATTCAGCTTTTACTGAATCCAGAACAGAACTAACGCTTTCCGGGTTGGTTACATCCAGCTCTTTACCGGCGCCTTTTACACCTTTCTCTGCAAAGCGCGCAGAGATTTTTTCAGCACCGGCAGCGCTGGTAGCAGTACCAATCACGATTGCACCCTGCGCACCTAGCAGGTCCGCAATTGCAGCGCCAATACCGCGGCTGGCACCAGTTACCAGAGCCACCTTGCCTTCGAGCGAAGTTGAAAAAGTCATAATTTTTCCCGTTTGCCAGAGTGCAGCACCCGCCGTCTTGCGGCAGCGGTGCAAGCAATCGGCTTTGTTTATCTTATTGTGCGGTGGATTTTACGGCTTCCGACAACTGTGCCGGCGTTTCGATATTGTGTGCGACGAGATTGCGATCGATTCGTTTCGCCAGTCCTGCAAGAACCTTGCCCGGACCACACTCAACCAGCTGCCCAATACCTGCAGCAGCCATTGCCTCTACACACGCGGTCCAGCGCACCGGGCTGTAAATCTGCTCCACCATCAGCGACTTGATCGCGGATGGGTCAGATTCCGTTTTTGCATGCACATTGTGGATGACCGGTGTTTGCGGTGCGAGGAATGTGGTCGCCTCGATCTGCGGTGCAAGCCTGTCTGCCGCCGGACGCATCAACTCGGTATGGAAAGGTGCGCTGACCGGCAGTGGCATGGCGCGCTTGGCGCCGGCAGCCTTGCACGCCTCAATAGCGCGCTCAACCGCTGCAGAGCTGCCGGCAATTACCACCTGACCCGGAGAGTTATAGTTCACCGCGGCCACTATCGCCCCCTGGGCAGCGTCCGCACAGGCGTTTTCTACCGCCTGATCATCAAGACCGATAACCGCGGCCATAGCGCCCTCGCCAGGAGGCACCGCCTCCTGCATGAGGCGGCCGCGCTCGCGCACCAGACGCACCGCGTCCTCAAAGGCCAGCACACCGGCACAGACCAGTGCAGACCACTCGCCGAGGCTGTGACCTGCCATCAATGCGGGTCTTGCGCCGCCCTGTGACAGCCACGCACGGTAGAGTGCCACACTCGCGGTGAGCAGAAGCGGCTGGGTGCGTTCAGTGAGATTGATGTCTTCCTGAGATCCGTTCTGGCACAGATCCCACAGATCGTAGCCGAGAACAGAGGAAGCTTCGGAAAAGGTTGCGTTGATTTCAGGGAAGGCCGCGGCCGCTTCCGCCAGCATACCGATCTGCTGGGAACCCTGACCGGGAAATACAAACGCCAAAACTGGATTGGTCATGGAACATCCTTCAACCAAATAAGTGGAGCCTTAACTGGGAGGGTCCGGAAGCGACACCACTGACCAGAGGTACGAATCAATCACACCCGGTGTGGCGCTGGTTCTGCAGAGCCATAGCTCTACCCAATTGTTGCGCCAGATCCGACTCAGCGCACTCTTTCGCCGTAAGCATGGCGCGGTAAAACGCCTCACTACTGGCACCGCCATGACTTTTAATGACGTTGCCTTCCAGCCCCAAAAAGCTGGCGCCATTATAGCGACCGGGTTCTAGCTGTGCGCGCCATTTTCGCAACAAATTTATGGCTAATTGGCCAAAAAACCGCTTGATCGGCGCTTTTTTGTCAATGGTAAACGTCTTTTGACCAATTAGTCGTATGACGCCCTCGGCAGCTTTCATGGCCACATTACCCATGAGGCCATTGCACACCACCACATCGACAATACCGGTAAAAATATCGTGGCCTTCGACAAATCCCACATAGTTGATATCGGGAGCCGCCTGGAGCAGCTGTCCCGCCCGGCGAATCTCCTCGGTACCCTTGTGCTCTTCGGCACCGATATTCAGCAGCGCAACAGTAAGGTCAGACTTCCCCGAAAACACCCGCTGAGCCTCCAAACCCATGCGCGCGAACTGCACCAGGTCCTCGG
Encoded here:
- a CDS encoding aminotransferase class IV, coding for MTQSAPQFYSSSGSQQSLPDDGEFSSGLLETMRAVNGAIPLLFLHLARFARCAHADSFLLSQVQAAAESIGRNTACWRYGGRVRFRYGFRQGEAYWDFAAVPLESESPWDLGVNLICCETVLEPEAAISPFASSLATETRSGCAPVSAAGCKLLQRSLYERAAAELSQGSHAGTLAEGLLFDSQGYVIEALRCNLLLRKGGRWLTPDLSRCGVRGVMLEWLAGHAEIGEHHLNLDDVLNADELAVCNGVRGVVPVVGIQCPAIERSRPMPAGPATSALQQLVAEKLW
- the fabD gene encoding ACP S-malonyltransferase, which produces MTNPVLAFVFPGQGSQQIGMLAEAAAAFPEINATFSEASSVLGYDLWDLCQNGSQEDINLTERTQPLLLTASVALYRAWLSQGGARPALMAGHSLGEWSALVCAGVLAFEDAVRLVRERGRLMQEAVPPGEGAMAAVIGLDDQAVENACADAAQGAIVAAVNYNSPGQVVIAGSSAAVERAIEACKAAGAKRAMPLPVSAPFHTELMRPAADRLAPQIEATTFLAPQTPVIHNVHAKTESDPSAIKSLMVEQIYSPVRWTACVEAMAAAGIGQLVECGPGKVLAGLAKRIDRNLVAHNIETPAQLSEAVKSTAQ
- the acpP gene encoding acyl carrier protein, with the protein product MSSIEERVKKIVAEQLGVKEEDVKPEASFVEDLGADSLDTVELVMALEEEFETEIPDEEAEKITTVQLAIDYINQNLG
- the fabF gene encoding beta-ketoacyl-ACP synthase II, giving the protein MSRRRVVITGMGAVSPLGNTLEDTWSALLAGTSGAVPIDTFDVSAFSTQFAAMVKDFNPEPHVALKEARKMDLFLQFGLSAAVQAVEDSGLQVTEANAPRVGACIGSGMGGIAAIENNAMLIAEKGPRRVSPFFVPGAIINMVSGNLSIKYGMKGPNLSTTTACTTGTHAIGLGLRTIQYGDADVMVCGGAEMVTTPVGLGGFCAARALSTRNDNPQAASRPWDRDRDGFVLGEGAGVLVLEEYEHAKARGAKIYAELSGFGMSGDAHHMTSPPEDGAGAALSMANALKDAGLDASAIQYINAHGTSTPLGDKAEIAAVRSVFEGCLDQLAVSSTKSMTGHLLGAAGAIEAIFSVMALQDQVAPPTINLDNVDENCMGVNLVPHTAQEMKIDAVLSNSFGFGGTNGSLIFQRV
- the fabG gene encoding 3-oxoacyl-ACP reductase FabG, translating into MTFSTSLEGKVALVTGASRGIGAAIADLLGAQGAIVIGTATSAAGAEKISARFAEKGVKGAGKELDVTNPESVSSVLDSVKAEFGAPTILVNNAGITQDNLLMRMKDNEWDSVLNTNLTAVYRVTKSCLRDMTKARWGRIINISSVVGSMGNPGQSNYAATKAGVAGFARALAAEVGSRGITVNTVAPGFIDTDMTKVLPEAQREVLMSKIPLGRLGAPEEIASVVAFLASDAGGYVTGETIHVNGGMYMG
- the plsX gene encoding phosphate acyltransferase PlsX, whose amino-acid sequence is MDAMGGDLGPRSVVPACSRFLIRFPQAELKLFGPRSQLQTLLIKEPPSVRERLEVIDCAQVITQGCNPVQALRHKRESSMAKALEAVAGGDCGAMVTAGNTGALLALGRSIVGTVEGVRRPALGKSLPTEDGTCFLLDLGANIDCSAEDLVQFARMGLEAQRVFSGKSDLTVALLNIGAEEHKGTEEIRRAGQLLQAAPDINYVGFVEGHDIFTGIVDVVVCNGLMGNVAMKAAEGVIRLIGQKTFTIDKKAPIKRFFGQLAINLLRKWRAQLEPGRYNGASFLGLEGNVIKSHGGASSEAFYRAMLTAKECAESDLAQQLGRAMALQNQRHTGCD